A stretch of the Gracilinanus agilis isolate LMUSP501 chromosome 4, AgileGrace, whole genome shotgun sequence genome encodes the following:
- the PRR18 gene encoding proline-rich protein 18, translating into MPFPPIQQQQQQQQQQQQQQQQVPGVPTPPTVSAAAPRELPKKPATQRKTTVHAPPVPGSLAPTAGGEKKKRPPEKPEMLLSSSWPSATLKRQLAKRTPGPAASRTQPQPPLRPTQQPLAPATAATSTPTRPLLPATCTMPGLAHSCESLAAGGSSVPGPGAGTSSGGEEEAVRFSLSLTPEAILVIQRRNLEKQLLARQRRPFPSPAADTKRLLSSCPRSKAGAMGTTSGQRKGMAISGAGSTPVGGFGSTSRRPTQSQSQLLSGAMQPLSTTSRGGHLGSGDLRTLLKISLLNEHHKYDDVEYEEEAEAVDEGLVRKCTEWLRGVENAAATRDRAEKLETLPHLGTL; encoded by the coding sequence ATGCCTTTTCCACCgatccagcagcagcagcaacaacaacagcagcaacagcagcagcagcagcaagtcCCCGGGGTTCCGACACCTCCCACTGTCAGTGCTGCTGCTCCTCGGGAGCTGCCAAAGAAGCCAGCAACCCAGAGGAAGACCACTGTGCATGCCCCTCCAGTCCCAGGTTCACTGGCACCCACAGCTGGAGGTGAAAAGAAGAAACGGCCCCCGGAGAAGCCAGAGATGCTCCTTTCTAGCTCCTGGCCATCAGCAACACTGAAGAGGCAACTGGCTAAGAGAACCCCAGGCCCAGCAGCCAGCAGGACTCAGCCACAACCCCCGCTGCGCCCCACTCAGCAACCCCTAGCGCCTGCCACTGCCGCCACCTCCACACCAACCCGCCCGCTGCTCCCTGCCACCTGCACTATGCCTGGGCTGGCCCACTCCTGTGAGAGCCTGGCAGCTGGTGGGTCCTCCGTGCCAGGACCAGGGGCTGGCACCAGCagtggtggggaggaggaggctgTGAGATTCTCATTGAGCCTGACTCCAGAGGCAATTCTGGTGATCCAGAGGCGCAACCTGGAGAAGCAGTTGCTAGCACGACAACGCAGACCCTTCCCTTCTCCAGCCGCAGACACCAAACGCCTCCTATCCTCTTGCCCCCGGAGCAAAGCTGGAGCCATGGGTACCACCTCAGGCCAACGTAAGGGCATGGCTATTAGCGGCGCCGGGAGCACCCCAGTTGGTGGTTTTGGGAGCACCAGTCGCCGCCCTACACAGTCCCAATCCCAACTCCTTTCTGGTGCCATGCAACCCCTCTCCACCACGTCCAGAGGAGGGCACTTGGGGAGTGGGGACTTACGGACCTTGCTGAAGATCTCTCTCCTGAATGAGCACCATAAATATGATGATGTAGAATAtgaagaggaagctgaggcagtgGATGAGGGCCTGGTGAGGAAGTGTACCGAGTGGTTACGGGGTGTGGAGAATGCCGCGGCCACGAGAGACAGGGCTGAGAAGTTGGAGACCCTGCCTCACCTGGGCACCCTCTGA